A genomic segment from Roseibium algicola encodes:
- a CDS encoding GNAT family N-acetyltransferase has product MQTIILECGSVRLVPFKPTDIHLVKDLHSDPYGNRCTEYSTNCTVVDAEELVRSAQQNQDDLGFAKWKAVSSDGAFLGWAGFTPVSETSEISLNYCLRLDVLDQDSDLPKRLCAALSDWFFENTYFSHLVAVVRTDNRTMREVVKGNGFYHRESKVIEGMQADVFQLLSPSMQSYLMSA; this is encoded by the coding sequence GTGCAGACGATCATACTCGAATGCGGTTCAGTGCGGCTCGTCCCTTTCAAGCCAACCGATATTCATCTCGTCAAAGATCTTCACTCCGATCCTTACGGCAACCGATGTACAGAATATTCCACCAATTGCACCGTCGTTGATGCGGAAGAACTGGTGCGGTCTGCTCAGCAGAACCAGGACGACCTCGGGTTTGCCAAGTGGAAGGCGGTGTCTTCCGATGGGGCATTTCTGGGCTGGGCCGGGTTTACGCCTGTCAGCGAAACTTCCGAGATCAGTCTGAACTATTGCCTGCGTCTCGACGTGCTGGATCAGGACTCGGATCTGCCCAAACGCCTTTGTGCCGCCTTGTCAGACTGGTTCTTCGAAAACACCTATTTTTCCCATCTGGTCGCTGTGGTGCGCACCGACAACCGGACCATGCGAGAAGTGGTCAAGGGCAACGGTTTCTATCACCGCGAGAGCAAAGTGATCGAAGGCATGCAGGCGGACGTGTTTCAGCTCCTGAGCCCGTCTATGCAATCCTATCTCATGAGTGCTTAG
- a CDS encoding GNAT family N-acetyltransferase, which produces MNTPILTTGRLRLLPFSEDDFPLLQDLHSDPEVNRYLSPGPAIMDPAEVRRRLANYVGDHRVTGMSKWKLETVEGAFIGRAGFSFERNPEGYELGYSLKRSAWGQGYASEIARALVGWFFDTTQNDHMLAYAVAEHKASQRVMQKAGLHFWREIRKHGLHCRFYRITRRQYLQSLEPGTGG; this is translated from the coding sequence TTGAACACACCCATTCTGACAACAGGCAGGCTGCGCCTGTTGCCTTTTTCCGAAGATGACTTCCCATTGTTGCAGGACCTTCATTCAGATCCGGAGGTCAATCGCTATCTGTCTCCGGGACCGGCGATCATGGATCCGGCGGAAGTGCGCCGGCGGCTGGCGAATTACGTCGGCGATCACCGGGTCACCGGGATGTCCAAATGGAAACTGGAGACGGTTGAGGGAGCCTTTATCGGCCGGGCGGGGTTCTCGTTCGAAAGGAACCCGGAAGGCTATGAACTTGGCTACAGCCTGAAACGGTCAGCCTGGGGGCAGGGCTATGCGAGCGAGATCGCGCGGGCTCTTGTCGGTTGGTTCTTCGACACAACACAGAACGATCACATGCTTGCCTATGCAGTTGCGGAACATAAGGCTTCGCAGCGGGTGATGCAGAAGGCAGGACTGCATTTCTGGCGAGAAATACGAAAGCACGGATTGCATTGCCGGTTCTACCGGATCACGCGCCGGCAATATCTTCAGTCTCTGGAGCCTGGCACGGGCGGTTGA
- a CDS encoding TetR/AcrR family transcriptional regulator: MAKQQLRKAETQKALLNASSRAFRSEGYSGVGVDAIAKAAGATSGAFYAHLGSKDGAFHAALEQGLDEVITTIPDYRERFGDKWVEAFARYYLGTAHRQDRACGCAMTALSPDVARAKPETRKLYDDKMQEIASLVAEGLKEGTPSERRNRAWVFLSLLIGGLTTARAMSDEALAETVTAAALPAALQAAGV; this comes from the coding sequence ATGGCAAAACAACAACTTCGCAAGGCAGAAACCCAAAAAGCCTTGCTCAACGCATCAAGCAGGGCCTTCCGGAGCGAAGGATATTCCGGGGTTGGTGTCGACGCGATCGCAAAGGCGGCGGGTGCTACTTCGGGTGCATTCTACGCGCACCTGGGATCAAAGGACGGGGCCTTTCACGCCGCGCTGGAACAGGGACTGGACGAAGTAATCACCACCATTCCTGACTACCGGGAACGTTTCGGCGACAAATGGGTCGAGGCATTTGCACGGTATTATCTCGGCACGGCGCATCGGCAGGACCGCGCCTGCGGCTGTGCGATGACCGCTCTATCGCCCGATGTCGCACGGGCCAAGCCTGAGACCCGCAAACTCTATGATGACAAGATGCAGGAAATAGCGTCACTCGTTGCCGAGGGGCTCAAGGAAGGCACCCCGTCTGAACGGCGGAACCGCGCCTGGGTTTTTCTCAGTCTCCTGATTGGAGGACTGACCACGGCACGGGCCATGTCGGATGAGGCCCTTGCCGAAACCGTGACAGCGGCCGCCCTGCCCGCCGCCTTGCAGGCTGCCGGCGTTTGA
- a CDS encoding 4-oxalocrotonate tautomerase — translation MPLALNYTQGVMSEDAGLKAGRKITEAFLKWHGLGGNKVMTPNVTMQIQALPKNGALSGGEPVEGAWLECKTPSFALAARDVQVGFFKEATDIIAAAAEGRLPRDHIYSNVVHTVDGTWNLDGEAMTNSQLSERISQG, via the coding sequence ATGCCACTTGCACTCAATTACACCCAGGGCGTGATGAGCGAAGATGCCGGTTTGAAAGCAGGCAGGAAAATCACCGAAGCCTTCCTGAAATGGCACGGGCTTGGTGGCAACAAGGTCATGACCCCCAACGTGACCATGCAGATACAGGCACTGCCGAAGAACGGGGCGCTGTCCGGCGGCGAGCCGGTGGAAGGGGCCTGGCTGGAATGCAAGACGCCAAGTTTTGCCCTGGCTGCGCGGGACGTCCAGGTCGGGTTCTTCAAGGAAGCAACAGACATCATCGCCGCGGCGGCGGAAGGGCGTTTGCCACGGGACCACATCTATTCAAACGTGGTGCACACTGTGGACGGGACCTGGAACCTGGACGGCGAAGCCATGACCAACAGCCAGCTTTCCGAACGGATTTCGCAGGGTTGA